AAGATGGTAGAACAACCTTATCAATTACTTCTTAACCCTCAAATAAATCTATCGTGACTATTTGCatactgaaatatttcaaattaccaATAATTCAACTGTCAAGTATTTTTAGCATAATTATCAGCTAAGGTCTTTACTATTGAGATATATACCATGCAGTGATTTGTGAATAGAAAACTATACCCTCAACAtcataataaaatttcaagaaaaatgaataatcacTTAGAATTTAACTCATAAAGCATATAAGAggatgacactgaagtttccaacattggagtccaatgaaacaatataaaaaaactctccaataattccagtaattctccaattttgttcactgccgaatttgcaatttgtagtttttcaacctacaccaatgcttcgtgaaatgaaaaattggtgaattacaaatgtttttttcgtttattttgttGTACTCCAATGCTGCAAACTTCAATGTCGTATAAAAGAAACCTTTGAGTTTTTTGACATCGCATTTTATAAgctaaaaaaattgcacaacaCTGTCCTATAGCTTCCTGATTCGAGTTCTCCCATTTAATTTTCTCATGAGTATAATTCTAGGTTATTTAGTGTACAGCAGAAAATATGCCAATGCCAAATTCTTACATATTCCACAATATTTAGTGATCCTAAGCTGTGCACTTCGTCCTCTCTGGTATTTGCTCCCCTTAGAACCACTCCTGTGTGGATGCAAAGATcctagaaaaaaagtaaatgatACATTATTGAAGTAAACATCAAATAATATTACTGCATTCGTGTAATTTGGTGAAACAGGTGGGTTTtaagaaataattattttaaacatgAAATGGCATATTACAATTCGTACTTTGCCTTGTTCGATGGGTTCGAACATTGTGTAATATTTCCAAGAACGATtgtctctctcttgctctctcactTTAAACTTATACTATTCTAACACATTTTGATACTTCACATAACGtcctacaggaaaaaaataaataatgataaGTCTTTTGTAAATCACCGGTAAAGGGAAATTTTATCGTAATCAAACGcgtatattttcaatgattctcAATTCTACACGCCCTTGAGTGTATACGCACTGTACTGTACTCAATTGTGACGCAGAGACGTTTCACATGCGCATGTGATAACACCAAAAGACACCACGCCACATACAGTGCTGGTGCATGCCTATTCAGAGTACTCAGACGATATTCAGACCGCTCGCGATTACCAAGCACATCCGAAATTAAACTCTCTTTTAACTCGATCCTGGtcgattacattttttcaacactgCGCATCAAAAATCGATCGAtgctatttttttcagataacgATATAGAATAAATTATAGGTACATTGACACTATTTGACATCTATGAGTTATAGTTCTGCATATGCCATAGAAACAATCAAGAGCAATACATAACAAAACAAACACCAGTACAAAACTTTTGGTACTCCCAATTGTGGCCAGAGTCCGAAACCTGACACTTCATTCCCATATATCAAAATGCGTGCTAGCTCGGCAAAATCGTTGACCGTTTCCACGCAGGAATCAAATGAAGGCATGTCGGTAATCtgagaaattttcatcattttttacgaTACAATATTATGGAGCAGAGGGTTTTTTAAAACACGTTGAGTAGTTAGCATatgttttacgaaaaaaaaaattgtattagtAAAATCATCAGTCATCGTTGTTTACTTCGGCATTGTTATTAAACATATAAGCATGCATGTTTGTAGTACAGTTATCGACTGCGAAACTCGAATATATCATATATATCTGGAAATCTTACCAGCTAGGtcgaatattctttttcatgcAGTGCGAATGTGACTGAATGTGACGTCATTtgagattcgagatcacagtctacatgaGATATTCTTTATCCGTATATTGTTTTTCAGTATCCCATTGCTTTTTatcaatttggaaaaaaatcgtcgaatggGATCAGAGTAATATTAAAGCTGTGTGACAAACCCGTCATGGATATTTCGTTGTTTCATGATGACAAGTAACAGCTGACAGTCCATGATAAACAATAACAGTCAACATAAAGTAAAATACCATTTTTACACCAATAAtacgataaaaatgtatgTAAACCGTGTAAATAATTCACTCATAAGAAACCAAGTATTAAATGAAATATCGCAATAATTGGCTGTGTATTCTAATCTAGCATTTCTACCAGTTGCGAaacataataataaaaaatggagcAGACAATGCATGAAACAAATGAGGACACTCGAAGCAGTAATACACTGATGGACAGTGCAGAGATAGATGGAAATTTACGTTGCGAATCCCCAAAACGAGGAACAACATTGTCAACTAGCACAAGCAGTTTCGAGGCTCTGGATCCTCATGACCCAAATCTCAGTCGTCTAGCGAATACAATGTTCCAAAAAACGGGTGAATATCTTCAAGAGGAGTTGACAGCCACTCACGCAGATTATCGTTTATTGGAGAGGCTCAACAAAGAAGCTATATCCAAATATGCCGAATTGAAAACTATTTCGGCTAACGTAACACAATCTCTGGATGCCCTGAATCTTAAGTACAAAAAATTACAGCCTGTTCTGGATAATATTAATCAAATAGACGATAGCGTTACAAAACTTGAACAGGCGGCTTACAAATTAGCTGCTTACTCCAAACGATTGGAAGCAAAGTtcaaagaaatggaaaaagagaatagAAATAAGTGAATTTACAGGTAGAACAGTGGATAATATATatgagtgaaaagaatttCTGTGCGCACTGTACAGGCCAATCAAGATTAAATTTTTTGGTAAACTCTTATGTGTATATGAACATAAATGTTTTATCCTCATCAACAAATGAATAACAGTGAATCTAACATGAAAATTACCTGAAAACACAAACTTGACAAAAAAACTTGAACTGATAAACTCTTGAACCAATTCGTTTAGCAATTTCAACTATTCCTTCACAGAAAAGATTGTGAAATAAATTACATCGAATATATAAACAAGTAATTTGTTATCAAAGAAAATACACTGACATGTTCCAGAAAACATTcactttttaaatttttctctgaAGTTTTAACTTCAAATAATCTGCAAGATGAATAACGAACAATATCTTCAGTCGTGCAGTATGGAAATTTTTGACCTCTTGTGTATGTGTATACAAAAAAGTAGagatacaaataaaattttgtt
The window above is part of the Venturia canescens isolate UGA chromosome 5, ASM1945775v1, whole genome shotgun sequence genome. Proteins encoded here:
- the Blos2 gene encoding biogenesis of lysosome-related organelles complex 1 subunit 2 yields the protein MHETNEDTRSSNTLMDSAEIDGNLRCESPKRGTTLSTSTSSFEALDPHDPNLSRLANTMFQKTGEYLQEELTATHADYRLLERLNKEAISKYAELKTISANVTQSLDALNLKYKKLQPVLDNINQIDDSVTKLEQAAYKLAAYSKRLEAKFKEMEKENRNK